acacaaaaatgaggGAACATTTCCTCTAGtttatttaaatggaaaaaaaaatttccagTGAAGGAAAATGAAGATGGAAGAGGTATTTTTGATGTAATTATGATGAATGAATTTTATACTTTTCATTATATTCTAATGTCTGTTGtcgaatgaatgaatgaatgaatctttaAAGGAATGCTTATCTTTTAATGGCTCTTGTAGTTTTCCATAGACTGCGAAAACTGTGTTCCCCCTGAATTTTTGCACTCTCAGAGTTTCAGCACTACTTCAGTTTTTCCTTGATGGTTATTACTCCACTGATCCGTGATTAACACAAGggtttgtctgtctgctaaCATCACGTAGAAAGCAGGCAGACACTGTATGGCTCTCAAAACATGTAATGATGCAGCGTCATGACTGATGGGAATATGAAAGCTATATATCTTAAACTCTTCAAAGAAGATACCACGTTTTACAGTTCAATGAATTTTTAGCTTAAAAGCACTGTTGTAGCATGAACAAGAGATGTATTAATTCAACAaattttagaaaatatgaataaaactaAGTATATTTATTGGAtcatagatggaaaaagagaCAGTACATGAGAGGCAGCTACAGCTCTGGTACAGTTCTGCAGCAATTCTCTGATACATGTAGCTCATTgttcagatgctgctgctgtatgaaCTCTGAGGTTTCCTCAAGGATCTGCCCCGGGATGTGGAAGTCAGCTGGCGTGTTCTGCTGAACAGCTGATTCCTGAAGGCCCTCAGTCTCTGGCTCCTCTGGGCTGGCTCTGTTGTGAGAGTTGCAGGGCTCCAGATTGCATCCAGTGCCCTGAAGGAACTGCAAGAAGTTCTCCTCAATCGAGGCCTCTCGGCTGGGCAGCTGCTCCCCTTCGCTGGGCCCAGCCCTCTTGAAGAGGCAAGCCAGGTGGCGGCCCAGTTCCTCGCGAATCTGCCGGTTCAGGCAGCCGTAGAAGAAGGGGTTGGAGGTGAAGCAGAAATAGCCAATCCATGTGACCACATCCTCCAGCTGGGCCAGCAAGGTAGGAGAGGTAGACACCACAGCCGAGtagagatggaaggagaaatatGGCAGCCAGCAACAGAGGAACTGGCCTCCCACTGCCACCAGGACTACTGCAGCCTTCCCTCCGCTGAAGGTCCTCTGAGGTGTCATGCGGGCACCAGTCCCTCCGAGGCTGGCTGCCATGGTAGAGTGGCTGCTGATGGACTCTGACCTTTGTCGCGGCGTGTCCATCCAAGTGGGAAGGGGGCCATGCTGCATGGCTGCTACTCGTGCCACCTTGAACATGTTGCAGTAGACGACCAGAATGATCAGCATGGGGCACAGAAAATAGATGAATGTAAAGAAGACCATGAAAAGCAGCCGTGTGTTCCTGCCTCCCGTCCAGTGGAGGGAGCAGTGTCTCTGACCGTGGGTGAGGACCAAAGGAGTCCCCAGACCCTGGTTCCCCTGGAACAAAGATCCCATGAGAGGCAGTACTGACATGACAACAGCTTTAATCCAGATTCCAACTAGTACCATCACCACCACGCCTACTGTCATCTTCACTTCATGTCGCATGGGGTGGACGATGTAGTAGTAGCGCTCCACGTTGATGGCACATATGGTGAGGATGGCAGCACTCActagacacacactcaagcaGAGGTAGCTCCGACACAACGCCTCATCCACTAGGATTCGGTCTGACAGCATCCCCAGAGGCATCAACACCAGCGCTGCCAGCAGGTCCACCAAACAGAGGTGGAACACGAAGGCAAACTTACGCAGCTGCGGCGTTTTGGTGATGACAATCATCACGGCCAAGTTCCCCACCACTGCCAGCACATCCATGATGAGCATAGCACACAACGCTAAAGACTGGTTCAGATCTATCCCACCTCTGAGGCTTGTGATGGGCAGGGTCACGTTAGAGGTATTCGGGTGCAGTGAGGCTGGAAATGTGGGGAGGCCGGAGAGAGAAGTGTTCCAGGAGGGGCTTGGTGTGACAGGACGCTCCATGAGAGGATGGGATAAGGAGGAGAGAGTCTGCTGAATTTCACGGGACCATCACCCATCCTCCCCTGTCATAGGGTGTCACTGAGAAGCTCAGGCGGTGGTGTCTGTCATGGCAGCTGGGGCTGTACAGGCCCTGAGCCCGGTAGACTTCAGCCTGGATCTTAGTAGAGGATCACAGGAGGTTCCACTCAATTGCTGCTAACTTTGAGTGAAGGCGTCCTTCTCTCTCCAACATGACCTTCAGTTGGAAAGATCTGAAACAAAAGAGACAGTCCAGTTTAAAAGTAGAAGATCTGGTTTTAGTTTCACTACATGCTCATGATGCGGTTGATTGTTTCGCTAGTTTGAAAGGTGTATAATATATGTAGGTCACTGAATAATGAAAACTACATTAGAGATTGCACATTTCTAAGGATATTATATGACCAAGACCTGTGTGATATGTGGGATGGCAGGTTGTAGTCTGGAAATCTGACAGCTTGATGGATTTGTCAGACTAAAAATACAGTCTGCAAATATTGGAGAGAAAATCCCTAAAAGCCATCAATCTAATCTACTGTTAACGCAAATACAGACATAATcctcttgtttttattctcacCACTCATTAGAAGACAAATCAAATTAGACTTAGATCAATTCAACACTGCAAATATACAAGCAATTGTCACTTCTATCAAAATGCCGTCTTTTGTAAAACGTGGCATTACCTCTGATGCCGTGGTCCTTATCTGATGTCTATCCTCTGAGTTTTGCTACTTTTGTGTTATAGCTGTACAGTCATCTAACTTGATGCACTCTGCACTCACTTGTAGCAAGGGTCATAATGTACTACATATTTGACATCTGCATCCtcagatgtgtgttttcagggcaGCTGGTGCCCCAGGGAGAAGCTAAAAGCGCAGAGTGGACCATATGTCCCTCTTAACAGAGTCAAGTAGCAAACTGGATGAGTGAATAAACTGCGAAACTCAGCATTACAGAGCTCCCTGCTGTCTGAAGTGATGGGAGGAAAAGATCGATAAACTCTCTTTATATTGTTATAAACACGAcaggaaaacataaaatgttaaGCTTCCAGTGATTTTCTAATTTGTAGTAAAAGACTGTGAATGACAGTGCAGATAGGGATTCTTAACAAAACTCCTCTGAATGAAACCTATGCATCTACATTGAATTATGATCTCAAAATGATGTAAATGGTGGCAGAGCACCTTCAGCAGTGAGTACAAGTGTTTGTGTGGCCATTGAAGTAGTCCCTGTGCTGTGTTTACTGTCACAACCTCACCTGGACACAACCCCACACACTGTAAAAGCCGTGGAACGAGCACTAAGCCTTTGGTACATTTCCATATGCTGCATACCTGCATGTGCAAGTTTTCCATTTCACAAGTGTGACAGGCTTCATCACAGCGAGGCGCCTGTTCTTTTCCTGCCCACGTACACACATCAAGCACGACAATCACCTGACAGATGCAGGTGTAAGTAGGTGGCCTTTTTTCAATAGGTCAAAGGGTTACAGTCACCTTCAGCCCAATAAATTAACCAATAAATAACATCACAGCTATGATGTAGCAACAACTGTGGAGCAGCCCTCTGGAGATTCTTAGTCTAATCAGCATTGATTGTTTTATTGCTCTCTGGCGTAGGAGATCACTTTGCTGCTCTAAGGACCACCAAAATTGAAATTCTTGCTGAGAAGGAAACACATTATCACCACAATTCCCTGAAGTAAAATATTCTTCTAACACAAAGGACCTATTTATTACACAAAAAATCTCATTAAAAAGCATACAAACTGGAAAAATGTGCCAGTTAGCTGTTTTAAATTTGTCAATTTCATCAACTCATCACAAACAGAACTATCTAAACAATAAAAGGGAGAAACTGGAACTTAGTAGATCATCTCTAGCACAGCCTCTTATGTAATGTAATCAAATCAATGACCAATTTACAATCAAACTCTACCTCAGAAGCTCCAAACAAATTCATAAAAAGCCAGAATAAAATGTTGCAGCAGAATCTCTGTGGCTGCCCACTAGAAACCATATGACCCAAATATGCACATGACACAGTGTTTACTGCGAGGAAAGAACTAGCCTGTTGTTCAAGTGTCGCTCTCATTGCAAAACACTTCAACTCTCCAGCAGCAACATACAAATGACAACCAAGACTTTAAATGAACATACGTGAAATGAGGTGTCTCTCTCCAGAAATGTCGTCCCTTTTACGTGGATACACAGAGAcaatgtgatgtgtgatgtgatgaaagaaaacagtggcTCTAGTATCATCCTCTTCAGTCAGATTTTACCCTTGTCCCACTTGTCCAGCATCCTAACCTCCacacctaaaacacacacacaagctccgTTAACagggcaggtgtgtgtggagatgcGTGTGGTGATAAGTCAGTGACATACCTCAGTCTGGAGAGGGCTGCCTCCTCCTGTGCAGGTTCACAGTCTACTGAAGGAGAGCGGACCtgtttcgctctctctctcccacacatgcagcaaacacacacacacacacatcacgtcacagagagagagagagagagagagagagagagaagagtggggggagaaaggagaggggcgctcctgtgtctcctcctcaCCTGGCCCCTTTCATCTCGTCATCACCTCCCACCCAACTCTCCCCGTCCACAAGCTGATGGCCCCCCTCCCCATCCCTTCAAACACCACACCCCCagcccctccacccccctcctctcagctctcctcTAGCCAGGTCTTCGATCCAGGTgggagaggcagagcaggagcAGAAGGGAGAGATGGAGCAACACAAAATGAGGAGAGGGCTCCTGACTCCAGCCTGTGATGCACAaagactggacacacacacacacacacgcgcgcacatacactctcctccacctcacacactttcatacacacatgtactggCTCCGGCACGCGCCCAGGGCAACTGCAGAGCAGTGCAGAGCAGACAGGCAGGCGGCGGGTGGGAAGGCAGCACCCAGCCTCCCTGCTCTCCACTGGGTCTTAGTGCCTTGCTGCCTCTGGCTCCTCATGGAGGGATGGGAATCTGGTTTTCTCCTTTCCGACTAATCACACCGCAAGTCACATCAGGTCCCACTAACAGGTACAGAAGGAGCCAATAATTAGGGGAGAAAATCACCTCAGCATTTCTGTAATTTTCTGTCTCCTTATGCATAACTCACCAAGATCTCCCTCGATGCACAATCCGGCAAAAGCCCTCTCACGAGGCCGGATTATTGATTcgcagagaggaaaagaatcCCAGTGGTTAATGTTAATGAGCTGAGATTAACATTTACAAAAGCCAGGCTCACACAACATACATATCACACTTACTATTGCCTGCCCTGAGGAATGAGTTTGTTTACAATTGGAGTGTGAGATATAGCAGTGAAGGATTGTGTAATTCAGATGTTGATCTCTACAATGTCTGGGGATATATTCTAAATATTAGTATTCAGTTTGGAATAATTTGATCAGGCAATAGTagcaaatgtttgtgttttatattctttttcaCAGATTATTGGTTGGACTGTTTCTGAATGTTACCTTGACTGCAACGAGTATATTAGATTAAAGCATATGAATTGATAATGGACATAAAATGGAGCTTTTCacaaaagtcagaaaaacacCAGATAATAAAGCCTTTAAATCTTCAACAGGACTGAAACGATCAAGCATGTGAGCTGTTTGTTATCAATTTCAACTA
This sequence is a window from Pempheris klunzingeri isolate RE-2024b chromosome 11, fPemKlu1.hap1, whole genome shotgun sequence. Protein-coding genes within it:
- the gpr61 gene encoding G-protein coupled receptor 61 produces the protein MERPVTPSPSWNTSLSGLPTFPASLHPNTSNVTLPITSLRGGIDLNQSLALCAMLIMDVLAVVGNLAVMIVITKTPQLRKFAFVFHLCLVDLLAALVLMPLGMLSDRILVDEALCRSYLCLSVCLVSAAILTICAINVERYYYIVHPMRHEVKMTVGVVVMVLVGIWIKAVVMSVLPLMGSLFQGNQGLGTPLVLTHGQRHCSLHWTGGRNTRLLFMVFFTFIYFLCPMLIILVVYCNMFKVARVAAMQHGPLPTWMDTPRQRSESISSHSTMAASLGGTGARMTPQRTFSGGKAAVVLVAVGGQFLCCWLPYFSFHLYSAVVSTSPTLLAQLEDVVTWIGYFCFTSNPFFYGCLNRQIREELGRHLACLFKRAGPSEGEQLPSREASIEENFLQFLQGTGCNLEPCNSHNRASPEEPETEGLQESAVQQNTPADFHIPGQILEETSEFIQQQHLNNELHVSENCCRTVPEL